A part of Cervus elaphus chromosome 11, mCerEla1.1, whole genome shotgun sequence genomic DNA contains:
- the LOC122702603 gene encoding 40S ribosomal protein S15a-like, which yields MVRMNVLADALKSINNAEKRGKRQVLIRPCSKVIVRFLTVMMKHGYIGKFEIIDDHRAGKIVVNLTGRLNKCGVISPRFDVQLKDLEKWQNNLLPSRQFGFIVLTTSAGIMDREEARRKHTGGKILGFFF from the coding sequence ATGGTGCGCATGAATGTCCTGGCTGATGCTCTCAAGAGTATCAACAACGCCGAAAAGAGAGGCAAACGCCAGGTGCTTATTCGGCCGTGCTCCAAGGTCATCGTCAGGTTTCTAACAGTGATGATGAAGCATGGTTACATTGGCAAATTTGAAATCATTGATGATCACAGGGCTGGGAAAATTGTTGTGAACCTCACAGGCAGGCTAAATAAGTGTGGAGTGATCAGCCCCAGATTTGATGTGCAACTcaaagatctagaaaaatggcagaatAACCTGCTCCCATCCCGTCAGTTTGGTTTCATTGTACTGACAACCTCAGCTGGCATCATGGACCGTGAAGAAGCAAGACGAAAACATACAGGAGGGAAAATCCTTGGATTCTTTTTCTAG